The proteins below are encoded in one region of Phaseolus vulgaris cultivar G19833 chromosome 1, P. vulgaris v2.0, whole genome shotgun sequence:
- the LOC137813365 gene encoding E3 ubiquitin-protein ligase At1g12760 isoform X2, which translates to MERPGSTNGSQHVIEIAGSSDASTSSATHHDRSFNGTDVALHEERITGARTPLSQPSVSVTSLSNGSNSRNSSFMRRGDTRRSRSPVHSGLWISIELVLLVSQIVASIVVLSLSRHERPRTPLFQWIIGYASGCVATLPLLYWRYYHHNHMREQDSSQSRQTSPRINDPSGTLLFSSRTNGGEDGQAVASSRSNQASVLMNRRMKTLVEYFKISLDCFFAVWFVVGNVWIFGGRSSADEAPNLYRLCIVFLAFSCIGYAMPFILCSTICCCLPCIISILGVREDMPQNRGATSESINALPTYKFKMKKNKKNGEGNSTEGGVVAAGTEKERVISGEDALWR; encoded by the exons ATGGAGCGGCCTGGGAGCACCAATGGCAGTCAGCATGTGATAGAAATAGCTGGGAGTTCCGATGCTTCCACATCATCTGCGACACATCATGATAGGAGTTTTAATGGCACAGATGTGGCGCTGCATGAAGAAAGAATTACCGGTGCAAGGACGCCTCTATCTCAGCCTTCAGTTTCAGTCACTAGTTTATCTAATGGGTCTAATAGTCGGAATTCCTCATTCATGAGACGCGGGGATACTCGTAGGAGTAGGAGTCCTGTGCATTCGGGGTTGTGGATATCGATTGAGCTGGTCCTCTTAGTGAGCCAGATTGTTGCATCTATCGTTGTTTTGTCTTTGTCAAGGCATGAACGTCCACGTACTCCATTGTTTCAATGGATCATAGGTTATGCTTCTGGATGTGTTGCTACCCTTCCTCTGCTTTATTGGCGGTATTATCATCATAACCATATGAGAGAGCAAGATTCTTCTCAATCAAGGCAAACATCTCCTCGGATTAATGATCCTTCAGGGACACTCCTTTTCAGTTCCAGAACTAATGGTGGAGAAGATGGTCAGGCTGTTGCATCCTCCAGAAGCAATCAAGCTTCTGTGTTGATGAATAGAAG AATGAAGACTCTAGTGGAATACTTCAAAATATCTTTAGATTGCTTTTTTGCTGTATGGTTTGTTGTTGGAAATGTATGGATCTTTgggggacgttcttctgctgatgAAGCTCCTAACTTGTACAG GTTATGTATAGTGTTTCTTGCCTTTAGCTGTATTGGTTATGCTATGCCCTTCATTCTCTGTTCAACAATCTGCTGTTGTCTCCCATGTATAATTTCCATTCTTGGGGTTAGAGAGGATATGCCTCAAAACAGAGGGGCAACTTCTGAATCCATTAATGCTTTGCCAACGTACAAGTTCaagatgaagaaaaataaaaaaaatggagaagGCAACTCAACTGAAGGTGGAGTTGTGGCTGCAGGAACTGAAAAAGAGCGAGTAATATCTGGAGAAGATGCG